Proteins from one Podospora pseudoanserina strain CBS 124.78 chromosome 1, whole genome shotgun sequence genomic window:
- the COX19 gene encoding Cytochrome c oxidase assembly protein cox19 (COG:C; EggNog:ENOG503P5KE), with translation MSTFGSPGALPNTKPSPPQRGSFPLDHDGECKDVMMSYLSCIKKVKGVNQDECRQLAKSYLGCRMDHNLMAKDDFKNLGFKEDKTPSQAGANTNGVKGELQW, from the exons ATGAGTACCTTCGGAAGCCCTGGGGCTCTCCCAAATACCAAGCCCTCTCC ACCACAGAGAGGGAGTTTTCCCCTTGATCATGACG GAGAGTGCAAAGATGTCATGATGAGTTACCTAAGTTGTATCAAGAAGGTTAAAGGCGTCAACCAGGACGAATGCCGGCAACTGGCCAAGTCATATCTTGGGTGTCGGATGGACCA TAATTTGATGGCAAAAGACGACTTCAAAAACTTGGGGTTTAAGGAGGATAAAACTCCCAGCCAGGCTGgggccaacaccaacggcgTCAAGGGCGAGCTTCAGTGGTGA
- the DNM1 gene encoding Dynamin-related GTPase protein (COG:U; EggNog:ENOG503NU71): MAALGDDLLATVNKLQDLVFNTIGNDSLDLPQIVVVGSQSAGKSSVLENIVGRDFLPRGSGIVTRRPLILQLINVPSEDEAEDPLAASYRNPNQALRNEWAEFHHIPNRRFTDFGDVKREIENETARVAGSNKGINRQPINLKIYSPHVLNLTLVDLPGLTKVPIGDQPTDIEKQTRNLISEYIAKPNSIILAVSPANVDIVNSEALKLARHVDALGRRTIGVLTKVDLMDHGTNALDILSGRVYPLKLGWIGVVNRSQQDIQGNKPMEEALKSEMEFFRHHPAYRNIATRCGTQFLAKTLNTTLMAHIRDRLPDIKARLNTLMGQTQQELASYGDMHFSGKEHRGSLILTQMTRFATSFISSIDGTSTEISTKELCGGARIYYIFNSVFGSSLESIDPTSNLSAHDIRTAIRNSTGPRPSLFVPEMAFDLLVKPQIKLLESPSQRCVELVYEELIKICHTCGSNELSRFPRLQAKLIEVVSDLLRERLGPASTYVESLISIQRAYINTNHPNFLGAAAAMSHVVSNKQERERKRLIQEERERRERRRLKELGANGADTPAEEEEDKGTPEKESVAIRKSAAKNVRSLSPAVRESASGGLAAALNGGRSDSPARLNGQGLGNAKDSFLNYFFGKDGAIVPGAPPPHSQMGRHINQMSEPTFSQSMRRQEEKPMRSPMMPLRSDDNLDFTSKTTETADSSSDPAMTDREAMEAELIRALISSYFNIVRESIADQVPKAIMHLLVNHCKDVVQNRLVSELYKESMFEELLYEDDAVKKEREKCEKLLQTYREAAKIIGEVV, from the exons ATGGCCGCTCTCGGCGACGACCTGTTGGCGACTGTGAACAAGTTGCAGGACCTGGTCTTCAACACCATTGGAAATGACTCTCTCGATCTGCCCCAGATT GTTGTCGTCGGCTCACAATCTGCGGGAAAATCCTCTGTGCTCGAAAACATCGTTGGGCGAGACTTCCTTCCCAGAGGCAGTGGCATTGTGACCCGCAGGCCCCTGATTCTGCAGCTGATCAACGTCCccagcgaggatgaggccgaGGACCCCCTTGCCGCTAGCTACCGGAATCCCAACCAAGCTCTCCGGAATGAGTGGGCAGAGTTCCACCATATTCCCAACCGGAGGTTTACCGACTTTGGGGATGTGAAGCGGGAAATTGAAAATGAGACGGCGAGAGTTGCAGGAAGCAACAAGGGCATCAACCGCCAGCCCATCAACCTGAAAATCTACTCTCCTCACGTCCTGAACCTCACGCTCGTTGACTTGCCAGGACTGACAAAG GTTCCCATCGGCGATCAACCTACCGACATTGAGAAGCAGACTCGAAACCTCATCTCAGAGTACATTGCTAAGCCAAACAGCATTATTTTGGCCGTGTCCCCAGCAAACGTTGACATTGTCAACTCGGAGGCTCTAAAGCTTGCAAGGCATGTCGACGCCCTCGGGAGGAGAACGATTGGCGTTCTTACCAAGGTCGATTTGATGGACCACGGCACAAATGCGCTTGATATTCTTTCCGGCCGTGTGTATCCTTTGAAGCTGGGCTGGATCGGAGTCGTCAATCGGTCGCAGCAAGACATCCAAGGTAACAAGCCTATGGAGGAGGCATTGAAGTCAGAGATGGAATTTTTCAGGCACCATCCCGCATATCGGAACATTGCGACCCGCTGCGGCACCCAATTTCTGGCCAAAACTCTTAACACGACCCTCATGGCACACATCCGCGACAGGCTTCCCGACATCAAGGCTCGCCTCAACACTCTTATGGGACAGACTCAACAGGAGCTCGCCAGTTATGGAGACATGCATTTCAGCGGCAAAGAGCATCGAGGCTCGCTCATCTTGACCCAGATGACACGCTTTGCGACATCGTTCATATCCTCCATTGATGGTACTTCTACCGAAATTTCGACCAAGGAGCTCTGTGGTGGCGCCCGTATCTATTACATATTTAACTCGGTGTTTGGAAGCTCACTGGAATCGATTGACCCCACGTCGAATCTTTCTGCGCACGACATTCGGACGGCGATCCGCAACTCTACCGGCCCTCGGCCCAGCCTGTTTGTCCCTGAAATGGCCTTTGACCTGCTTGTGAAGCCGCAGATCAAGCTTCTCGAATCCCCAAGTCAACGATGCGTTGAGCTCGTTTACGAGGAGCTCATCAAGATCTGCCACACATGTGGATCCAACGAGCTTTCCCGCTTCCCCAGGCTTCAAGCTAAACTGATTGAGGTTGTGTCTGACCTTCTCCGGGAGAGGCTCGGCCCGGCATCGACATATGTAGAGTCTCTGATTTCCATTCAGCGAGCGTACATCAACACGAACCACCCCAACTTCCTTGGCGCCGCCGCGGCCATGAGTCACGTTGTTAGCAACAAGCAAGAGCGGGAGAGAAAGCGCCTGATTCAAGAAGAGcgggagagaagagaacGGAGGCGGCTAAAGGAGCTCGGCGCCAACGGCGCGGACACTcccgctgaggaggaggaggacaaggggACGCCAGAAAAAGAATCCGTCGCGATACGAAAGTCGGCTGCCAAGAACGTCCGTAGCCTTTCACCTGCGGTACGCGAATCTGCATCAGGCGgtcttgctgctgcgctTAACGGAGGTCGCTCGGACTCTCCTGCCCGGTTGAACGGACAAGGGTTAGGCAACGCGAAAGATTCGTTCCTTAACTACTTCTTTGGTAAGGATGGCGCCATTGTGCCGGgagcaccacctcctcactcaCAAATGGGCCGCCATATCAACCAAATGTCGGAGCCTACCTTTAGCCAGAGCATGAGGCGGCAAGAAGAGAAGCCGATGCGATCTCCCATGATGCCGCTCAGAAGTGACGATAATCTCGACTTTACGTCCAAGACCACCGAAACT GCCGATAGTAGCAGCGATCCAGCCATGACGGACCGCGAAGCTATGGAAGCGGAGCTTATTCGGGCGCTAATCAGCTCCTATTTTAACATTGTTCGTGAGAGCATTGCGGACCAGGTGCCCAAAGCCATCATGCACTTGCTCGTTAACCACTGCAAGGACGTGGTTCAGAACCGACTGGTGAGCGAGCTGTACAAGGAGTCGATGTTCGAAGAGCTCCTATACGAGGATGATgccgtcaagaaggagcGTGAGAAGTGCGAGAAGCTGCTCCAGACCTACCgcgaggcggccaagatcaTCGGCGAAGTCGTATAG
- a CDS encoding hypothetical protein (EggNog:ENOG503NU1S; COG:S), whose amino-acid sequence MASDGLHGAGHPMASRGPELPNAEAPVLTRKRKSSGLEAKSDASTEVSSQETNKKVKVDNDCAERKSVAVPIPVDRSALPPEIWHRIFTFCPPRSLGNLLSVNKLFNLYLDPSSKVSKGAPASSSSGAVAQIKANSIWQVSRRLFWPYMPSPLRSKTELEMWRLACSHRCHYCGKLDPRKQTTMLDPHLRGPGENGVATIWPFETCMCAACLLKHTIKELDLDLSPTIPSSVVPALSFVYLTSDLQVLPATTFEQGQLPVETQVTKRFLSSEVQALERELLEVREMGPGTVTEWLKGLPARGSGIRQEVLKWEKWESLGGLAKMCSQLYPGYVKDVVSTLPASTTHAPSSDSSSSMLPNQPSSAATRQQFPHIRHERTAAEVAELKAARRAEIERRALFLEPPLGPNVLRHIPSFQAAMQIPHPPFDDKAWEVLKPRLLAQRADAEQRERENAAAIQAKQDSHFETTLASTKEARDLIDKAWEDQQGPLRERIAGYADEIIRDGWNNGKVTKETCARFAVEALGYVRKRFYAEIAKDVDAARSAGQTPPVDPPEGPFTQKLTLENMKWIFDTKIKPITERYHKELFYCNGCEGITKTFGFEGVIQHFAAKHTSALSSGNIVVYWRAEWPEHPPFAAEIRQVRHHSFFAPTQPVFPATGPSSFPVGHSYPPAPLAPNHLPTYPPGPYGYGNSAYNDPYQPPPPPPPPPYPLQPHQIVPSYPSQPGYEHHQSYPAPSDPYPPYQPPVGQYPPGPASATDPSHHYPQQPPQGNPYDHGYPPYPVAHPYLPSATPHPDMHRAKLEDIARNSREVWQELGNIRGLPGSVRVFVTIHHLVKRFHSKFYEPPALAIFIEGLSNNKDMRPVRNVNDLICKACHLGLGNAATVEQGRKSFSLPQLTNHFQSKHVKPLQSAHAPPMDWTLDMVFLPELAPISNLHSAMSEVQKRLIVEALPGIFEQQGPKLVPADVYYGQPASSSSVYPAAQEVHSALRTKSPQVSSAGAYGNTAPSYSHSGNLSNDVPAITTPTAASEKASGHPSEGGGHASQGSRPANRRQNGLQNGKKASGKNKRKRNQDGNPSGGRRAGRQFRRDESSTRRRSTSDNPDTSSSNRVDRAPVSITSFGGSSGQDRTTVGKDATDLLAALESHLTQAPRGPVYHKNGTAPAAGETLHNAAQPHARQSGDEDQHRYFELSTRQRISVDKRVEQQSSYHSRIEVERPDHRYPKTSDAIRPSGYAAPEERYYTRYDRPSSVLPAEPERGSGLRLLREESDYPRYRDGPRRPINPADEIVEIVHVIEGERSYYIERPVRREPQTRYVFEGRIVPHREPVDRFAEGGGYEAGYASAARPAGSASEMNMARRFSMTPEGRRRTDGGVTVNSSAYLEEYDPRFPAA is encoded by the exons ATGGCCTCGGATGGTTTACATGGAGCTGGCCATCCAATGGCTTCTCGAGGCCCGGAGCTCCCAAACGCTGAGGCGCCCGTGTTGACAAGGAAACGCAAGTCATCTGGGCTCGAAGCAAAGTCGGATGCATCTACGGAAGTTTCATCTCAAGAGACgaacaagaaggtcaaggtgGACAATGACTGCGCCGAAAGGAAATCTGTTGCGGTGCCCATACCGGTGGATCGGTCTGCTCTTCCCCCAGAGATTTGGCATCGGATATTTACCTTCTGTCCGCCAAGGTCATTGGGTAACTTGTTGTCTGTCAACAAACTCTTCAACCTATATCTTGACCCAAGTTCGAAGGTTAGCAAAGGCGCTCCCGCTTCTAGCAGCAGCGGTGCTGTTGCACAAATCAAGGCCAACAGTATCTGGCAGGTTTCCAGACGGCTCTTTTGGCCTTATATGCCCTCCCCATTGCGCTCCAAGACAGAACTCGAGATGTGGCGGCTTGCTTGCTCTCATAGGTGTCATTACTGTGGAAAACTGGATCCGCGGAAACAGACTACCATGCTTGATCCTCATCTTCGAGGTCCCGGAGAAAACGGGGTAGCTACCATCTGGCCATTTGAGACTTGTATGTGTGCAGCGTGTCTCTTGAAGCACACCATCAAG GAACTCGATTTAGATCTCTCACCCACTATCCCTTCCTCAGTTGTACCCGCGCTCTCTTTCGTGTACCTCACAAGCGACCTTCAGGTCCTCCCGGCTACTACTTTTGAACAAGGTCAGCTTCCTGTCGAAACACAGGTCACCAAACGGTTCCTTTCCTCCGAGGTTCAAGCACTGGAACGTGAACTTCTAGAGGTCAGAGAAATGGGCCCGGGGACGGTGACAGAATGGTTGAAGGGACTTCCAGCGCGCGGTAGCGGCATCCGACAAGAAGTCTTGAAGTGGGAGAAATGGGAAAGTCTCGGTGGGCTTGCAAAAATGTGCTCGCAGCTTTACCCTGGCTACGTGAAAGACGTTGTGAGCACTCTGCCTGCCTCCACGACGCACGCGCCATCTTCTGATTCTTCATCTTCGATGCTGCCAAATCAACCATCATCGGCTGCCACCCGCCAGCAGTTTCCTCATATCCGTCATGAACGCACCGCggctgaggttgctgagctCAAGGCAGCGCGGAGAGCCGAGATTGAGCGACGTGCGCTGTTTCTTGAGCCCCCCTTGGGCCCAAACGTACTCCGGCACATCCCATCATTCCAAGCAGCTATGCAgattcctcatcctccttttGACGATAAAGCCTGGGAAGTCCTCAAGCCGCGGCTCTTGGCTCAACGAGCTGACGCTGAACAGCGAGAACGAGAGAACGCAGCCGCCATTCAGGCCAAGCAAGACTCTCATTTTGAAACGACTCTTGCTAGCACAAAAGAAGCCCGGGATCTGATCGACAAGGCTTGGGAAGATCAACAAGGGCCTCTTCGAGAACGCATCGCCGGTTACGCAGATGAGATAATCAGAGACGGGTGGAACAATGGCAAGGTCACCAAGGAAACATGTGCCAGGTTTGCGGTTGAGGCACTTGGCTACGTGCGTAAACGATTCTACGCTGAAATTGCCAAGGATGTCGATGCTGCAAGGTCTGCCGGTCAAACACCGCCCGTTGATCCTCCAGAGGGTCCCTTCACGCAGAAGCTCACGTTGGAGAATATGAAATGGATTTTCGATACGAAAATCAAGCCCATCACAGAACGCTACCACAAGGAACTGTTTTATTGCAATGGCTGCGAGGGGATCACCAAGACATTCGGGTTTGAAGGTGTTATACAACATTTCGCCGCAAAGCACACAAGCGCTCTCAGTTCGGGCAACATCGTTGTCTACTGGAGAGCAGAATGGCCGGAACATCCTCCATTTGCGGCAGAGATCCGACAGGTTCGCCATCATTCTTTCTTTGCGCCCACCCAACCTGTTTTCCCCGCCACCGGTCCTTCATCGTTCCCAGTCGGCCACAGCtaccctccagcaccacttGCACCTAATCATTTGCCAACATACCCACCGGGCCCATATGGGTATGGAAATTCAGCCTACAATGACCCTTATcagccgccaccgccgccgccgccgccgccgtacCCCTTACAGCCACATCAGATCGTGCCTTCCTATCCGTCTCAGCCTGGATATGAGCACCACCAGTCTTACCCAGCGCCATCTGATCCATACCCGCCTTACCAGCCGCCTGTGGGTCAATACCCCCCAGGCCCTGCTTCAGCTACCGATCCATCTCATCATTACCCGCAACAGCCTCCCCAAGGCAACCCTTACGACCATGGTTACCCACCATATCCAGTCGCCCATCCTTACCTTCCTTCGgcaacaccacaccccgATATGCACAGAGCAAAACTTGAGGATATAGCCCGGAATTCGCGGGAGGTCTGGCAAGAATTGGGCAACATACGAGGACTTCCTGGCAGTGTACGCGTCTTTGTGACAATTCATCATTTGGTCAAGAGATTCCACTCTAAATTTTACGAACCGCCCGCGCTCGCGATTTTTATCGAGGGGCTCTCGAACAACAAAGACATGCGTCCTGTTCGAAACGTGAACGACCTGATCTGCAAGGCTTGTCATCTTGGACTTGGTAACGCTGCCACGGTAGAGCAAGGCAGAAAGAGCTTCTCGTTGCCCCAGCTAACAAATCACTTCCAATCCAAGCACGTCAAGCCTTTGCAGAGTGCGCATGCGCCTCCTATGGATTGGACGTTGGACATGGTGTTCTTACCGGAGCTAGCCCCGATATCGAATCTTCACTCTGCAATGTCAGAGGTGCAAAAGCGACTGATAGTCGAAGCTTTGCCAGGGATCTTTGAACAGCAGGGTCCGAAGCTTGTGCCTGCCGATGTTTATTACGGACAGCCAGCAAGTTCCTCTTCTGTGTATCCGGCCGCCCAGGAAGTCCACAGTGCCTTGCGGACCAAGTCACCACAGGTCTCGTCGGCTGGTGCATATGGTAACACGGCCCCGTCTTATAGTCATTCCGGAAATCTCTCCAATGATGTTCCAGCTATCACAACCCCTACTGCAGCGTCTGAAAAAGCCTCGGGGCATCCCAGTGAGGGTGGCGGGCACGCCTCACAGGGATCTCGACCTGCCAACCGACGCCAAAACGGGCTTCAAAATGGAAAGAAAGCATCTGGCAAGAACAAGCGCAAGAGAAACCAAGACGGGAATCCTTCTGGTGGGCGCAGGGCCGGGAGGCAGTTTAGAAGGGATGAGTCCAGTACCCGGCGCAGAAGCACCAGCGATAATCCTGACACTTCCTCGTCGAACAGAGTGGACAGAGCTCCAGTATCGATTACTTCTTTTGGAGGCTCGTCAGGCCAGGATCGCACCACGGTGGGCAAAGATGCTACCGACCTTTTAGCGGCTTTAGAGTCACATCTCACCCAGGCGCCGCGTGGGCCCGTGTATCACAAGAATGGGACTGCTCCCGCAGCTGGGGAAACTCTTCATAACGCCGCGCAGCCCCATGCCAGGCAGAGTGGGGATGAAGATCAGCATCGCTATTTCGAGCTATCCACTCGGCAGAGGATCTCAGTTGATAAGCGGGTGGAACAGCAGTCCTCTTATCATTCAAGAATAGAAGTCGAACGGCCTGATCACCGCTACCCAAAAACTTCGGACGCAATCAGACCTTCCGGGTACGCCGCGCCTGAGGAGAGATACTACACCCGGTATGATCGGCCCTCTTCTGTCTTACCCGCGGAGCCGGAGCGAGGCAGTGGgctgaggctgttgagggaggagtctGACTATCCGAGATACCGCGACGGGCCGCGCAGACCGATTAACCCGGCTGATGAGATTGTTGAAATCGTACACGTTATCGAGGGAGAGCGTTCATATTATATTGAACGACCGGTTCGGCGTGAGCCCCAGACACGCTACGTGTTTGAAGGGCGAATAGTTCCTCATCGTGAGCCAGTTGACCGCTTTGCtgaaggtggtgggtatGAGGCCGGGTACGCATCGGCCGCTCGGCCTGCAGGATCGGCTTCAGAGATGAATATGGCTAGAAGATTCAGCATGACACCAGAAGGGAGACGGAGGACGGACGGAGGAGTTACGGTCAATAGTTCAGCATACCTAGAGGAGTATGATCCTCGGTTTCCGGCGGCCTAG